One stretch of Microbispora sp. ZYX-F-249 DNA includes these proteins:
- a CDS encoding multicopper oxidase domain-containing protein, producing MSDTTAPEPFAALRRALSNASPPVRRLMLIGVIALSMLVSGVALFAPKAANSATNHTIAIKNFAFTPDVLTLAPGDTVTFVNQETDGTVHAIRGDFTSPDLPPGASFMVTVSAAGSYNYYCSFHPYMTGIINAGTAPPSPSPSRSPSASPSPSRSPSANPSPSGSPGASPSPSVTPTPPPGTAPCDKPVLGADQGDGTRLAAYELVGTVKVFKLCMSQTDWEVSPGVVKPAYTFNGIVPGPTIKVNEGDKVRVIVQNDLPEHTAVHWHGMQLPNAQDGVPDITQPHIMPGETYTYEWTAKSTGTHWYHSHMGGGQVGRGLYGALLVTPTLGDIAADKHYTIEIGDGSNGFTFNGKSYPATVPLTAAVNQKVHVRLIGTGPEMIHPMHLHGVPFQVVAQDGNKLASPYTVDTLNVGVGQTYDIVFQPKEPGKWLLHCHIFSHSEGPNGMIGLVTVVNVTA from the coding sequence CGGCCCTCCGGCGTGCCCTCTCCAACGCCTCGCCACCGGTACGGCGGCTGATGCTGATCGGCGTGATCGCGCTCTCGATGCTGGTCTCCGGCGTGGCACTGTTCGCGCCGAAGGCCGCGAACAGTGCCACGAACCACACGATCGCGATCAAGAACTTCGCGTTCACACCGGACGTGCTCACGCTGGCGCCCGGCGACACGGTCACGTTCGTCAACCAGGAGACGGACGGTACCGTCCACGCCATCCGCGGCGACTTCACGTCCCCGGACCTGCCGCCCGGGGCGAGCTTCATGGTCACCGTCAGCGCCGCCGGCTCGTACAACTACTACTGCAGTTTCCACCCGTACATGACCGGCATCATCAACGCCGGAACGGCACCGCCGTCGCCGTCGCCGTCCCGGTCACCGAGCGCGAGCCCGTCGCCGTCCCGCTCACCGAGCGCGAACCCGTCGCCGAGTGGCAGCCCGGGCGCGAGCCCGAGCCCGAGCGTCACCCCGACGCCGCCGCCCGGCACCGCGCCCTGCGACAAGCCGGTCCTCGGCGCCGACCAGGGCGATGGCACCCGGCTGGCCGCCTACGAGCTGGTCGGCACCGTCAAGGTGTTCAAGCTGTGCATGTCGCAGACCGACTGGGAGGTCTCGCCCGGGGTGGTGAAGCCGGCGTACACGTTCAACGGCATAGTGCCCGGCCCCACCATCAAGGTCAACGAGGGCGACAAGGTGCGGGTCATCGTGCAGAACGACCTGCCGGAGCACACGGCGGTGCACTGGCACGGCATGCAACTGCCGAACGCGCAGGACGGCGTGCCGGACATCACCCAGCCGCACATCATGCCCGGCGAGACCTACACCTACGAGTGGACCGCCAAGTCGACCGGAACGCACTGGTACCACTCGCACATGGGCGGCGGCCAGGTCGGCCGGGGCCTCTACGGTGCGCTCCTGGTGACCCCGACGCTGGGCGACATCGCCGCCGACAAGCACTACACCATCGAGATCGGCGACGGTTCCAACGGGTTCACCTTCAACGGCAAGTCGTACCCGGCGACCGTGCCGCTGACGGCGGCGGTCAACCAGAAGGTCCACGTCCGGCTGATCGGCACGGGCCCCGAGATGATCCACCCGATGCACCTGCACGGGGTGCCGTTCCAGGTCGTGGCCCAAGACGGCAACAAGCTCGCCTCACCGTACACCGTGGACACGCTCAACGTCGGCGTCGGACAGACGTACGACATCGTGTTCCAGCCCAAAGAGCCCGGGAAGTGGTTGCTGCACTGCCACATCTTCTCCCACTCCGAGGGACCCAACGGCATGATCGGCCTCGTGACGGTCGTCAATGTAACGGCCTGA
- a CDS encoding YcnI family copper-binding membrane protein: MKPIRAVAATLVAGVAVLLAPTSPAWAHVTVSPSVATTGGHGTFAFKVPDERADANTTRVEVVFPENAQLTSVSLRPVPGWKATVTTRQLPNAASAGPDDEAANKAVTGIVWEGGAIKPGEFQVFEVSLGPLPTTPGQLVFKALQTYSNGEVVRWIDIPEAGAPRPEHPAPVIDVKPADAQANAPAAATPIPTPTPTGDSVARLLGWAGLALGALALLTAAATGLRRRTPAPASAPLAEAETAARLSP; the protein is encoded by the coding sequence ATGAAGCCCATCCGTGCCGTCGCCGCGACGCTCGTCGCCGGCGTCGCCGTCCTGCTCGCCCCCACCTCGCCGGCGTGGGCTCACGTCACCGTTTCCCCCTCGGTCGCCACCACCGGCGGCCACGGCACGTTCGCGTTCAAGGTGCCCGACGAGCGCGCGGACGCGAACACGACCCGCGTCGAGGTCGTCTTCCCGGAGAACGCCCAGCTCACCAGCGTCTCCCTGCGCCCCGTCCCGGGCTGGAAGGCCACTGTCACCACCCGGCAGCTGCCGAACGCCGCGTCCGCCGGGCCCGACGACGAGGCCGCCAACAAGGCCGTCACGGGCATCGTGTGGGAGGGCGGCGCCATCAAGCCCGGCGAGTTCCAGGTCTTCGAGGTGTCCCTCGGCCCGCTGCCCACCACGCCCGGCCAACTCGTGTTCAAGGCGCTGCAGACCTACAGCAACGGTGAGGTCGTCCGCTGGATCGACATCCCGGAGGCCGGCGCGCCACGGCCCGAACACCCGGCGCCGGTGATCGACGTCAAGCCGGCGGACGCGCAGGCCAACGCGCCCGCCGCGGCCACCCCCATCCCCACCCCCACCCCCACCGGCGACAGCGTCGCTCGCCTGCTCGGCTGGGCCGGCCTCGCGCTCGGCGCCCTCGCGCTGCTGACGGCGGCCGCGACCGGGCTGCGCCGGCGCACCCCGGCGCCGGCCTCCGCGCCGCTCGCGGAGGCGGAGACCGCCGCGCGGCTCTCGCCGTGA
- a CDS encoding copper resistance CopC/CopD family protein produces MTRTRTRGAGLAVLLAGFATAVSLVVASPAWAHAELADAAPANGQIYQDSPRTLLLQFTDPVTVPPDGVRLFGPDGARIGIGAPVHRVGDDTSVEAPLNGKLADGVYTVSWRVVSSDSHPVQGAYTFTVGTPGSRPAGVTPPGDRSGDAATAYGAARWAAFAGFAVLVGTAFYLAWCWPAGARRRPARRALWAGWGASLAAAIASGLLYGPYVADGDLAGAFDPRLLSTTWATGLGRALGIRVGLLLAAAPALVWLLNRYPDAPDRRTRWTAAAAVLAAAAALAATWSIANHSVTGQAGGFAVPVDVVHLVAGSVWLGGLVALAMTHVPARDAVTLRVAVPRFSHTALVCVTLMVATGLFQAWRQVGSLPTLFATAYGRVLLAKVALVVVLVAFGAAARGWVARHYGAGGNRRRGGPDPHQLYAFYRRLLAETAVGAVVLGLSAALVAMEPARSAYAGRRSTAAPANTAAPVPAVPTPVPFSAGSGPAARGAVLLAVFPPKVGPAQLHLSVLDPNGAPLNVPEVHAAMTLTDRDLGPIPVELQGAGGHYIGQLNLPFPGRWQAVLTVRTTETDEATVRVVVDVSA; encoded by the coding sequence GTGACCCGCACCAGGACGCGCGGCGCGGGGCTCGCCGTCCTCCTCGCAGGGTTCGCCACCGCCGTGTCCCTCGTGGTGGCGAGCCCTGCCTGGGCGCACGCGGAACTGGCCGACGCCGCGCCGGCCAACGGCCAGATCTACCAGGACTCCCCTCGGACGCTGCTGCTGCAGTTCACCGACCCGGTGACCGTGCCGCCGGACGGCGTGCGGCTGTTCGGCCCAGACGGCGCCCGCATCGGCATCGGCGCACCGGTCCACCGCGTGGGCGACGACACGTCGGTGGAGGCCCCGCTGAACGGGAAACTCGCCGACGGCGTCTACACCGTCTCATGGCGGGTGGTGTCCTCCGACAGCCACCCGGTGCAGGGCGCCTACACCTTCACCGTCGGTACACCGGGCAGCCGCCCGGCCGGCGTCACACCCCCGGGCGATCGTTCCGGCGATGCCGCGACGGCGTACGGCGCCGCCCGGTGGGCCGCGTTCGCAGGGTTCGCCGTGCTGGTCGGCACCGCGTTCTACCTGGCGTGGTGCTGGCCGGCCGGTGCGCGGCGACGGCCGGCCCGGCGGGCGTTGTGGGCCGGCTGGGGCGCCAGCCTCGCCGCCGCGATCGCCTCCGGCCTGTTGTACGGGCCGTACGTGGCCGACGGCGATCTGGCGGGCGCCTTCGACCCGCGGCTGCTGTCCACGACGTGGGCCACCGGCCTGGGCCGTGCCCTCGGGATTCGCGTCGGTCTGCTGCTCGCCGCGGCGCCCGCGCTCGTCTGGCTGCTGAACCGCTACCCGGACGCGCCGGACCGCCGCACGCGGTGGACGGCCGCGGCGGCGGTGCTCGCGGCCGCCGCGGCGCTCGCCGCGACCTGGAGCATCGCGAACCACAGCGTGACGGGCCAGGCCGGCGGGTTCGCCGTGCCGGTCGACGTCGTGCACCTCGTCGCCGGCTCGGTCTGGCTCGGGGGTCTCGTCGCGCTCGCCATGACGCACGTGCCGGCCCGCGACGCCGTGACCCTGCGTGTGGCGGTGCCCCGGTTCTCGCACACGGCGCTGGTGTGCGTGACGCTCATGGTCGCCACCGGCCTGTTCCAGGCATGGCGGCAGGTCGGGTCGCTGCCGACGCTGTTCGCCACCGCGTACGGCCGGGTTCTGCTGGCGAAGGTCGCCCTCGTGGTCGTGCTGGTCGCGTTCGGCGCCGCCGCCCGCGGATGGGTCGCCCGCCATTACGGCGCGGGCGGCAACCGGCGCCGCGGCGGCCCTGACCCGCACCAGCTCTACGCGTTCTACCGGCGGCTGCTGGCCGAGACGGCGGTGGGCGCCGTCGTGCTCGGCCTGTCCGCCGCGTTGGTCGCCATGGAGCCGGCCCGCTCGGCGTACGCCGGGCGCCGCTCGACGGCGGCGCCCGCGAACACGGCGGCGCCGGTGCCGGCCGTGCCCACACCCGTGCCGTTCTCGGCCGGCTCCGGCCCCGCCGCGCGCGGTGCGGTGCTGCTCGCGGTGTTTCCGCCCAAGGTGGGGCCGGCGCAGCTGCACCTGTCGGTGCTCGACCCGAACGGCGCGCCGCTCAACGTGCCGGAGGTGCACGCCGCCATGACCCTCACAGACCGGGACCTCGGGCCGATCCCGGTGGAGCTCCAGGGCGCCGGCGGGCACTACATCGGCCAGCTGAACCTGCCGTTCCCGGGTCGCTGGCAGGCCGTTCTCACGGTCCGCACCACGGAGACGGACGAGGCCACGGTTCGCGTCGTGGTCGACGTGAGCGCATGA
- a CDS encoding type III PLP-dependent enzyme produces the protein MSIEVPAGVRKVAESLDDVPAYVYDLAGLARHAAGVRAALAGTEICYAVKANPDPEVLRALAPHVDGFEVSSGGEFAHVRAVLPEIPVSFGGPGKTGAELALAPSAYRWHVESPAELRRMREPADVLLRVNLDVEVTGAALTMGGGATPFGMDPGGIAECLALLGSSPVRLRGLHAHLASGLAAPDLLALGEAVLKYGRSLGLREFNLGGGMAVSYTRPHERFDWAAYGAGLRRLALPGETLRVEPGRALTAYCGWYLTTVLDVKRVHGERFAVLSGGTHHLRTPVTKGHDQPFAVLPRGGDGADGPVTLVGQLCTPKDVFARRVTASLAVGDVVAFAMAGAYAWNISHHDFLMHPKPEFHHLS, from the coding sequence ATGAGCATCGAGGTCCCGGCGGGCGTGCGGAAGGTCGCCGAGTCGCTGGACGACGTCCCCGCCTACGTCTACGACCTGGCCGGGCTCGCCCGCCACGCCGCCGGCGTACGGGCCGCCCTGGCGGGGACGGAGATCTGCTACGCCGTCAAGGCCAATCCCGACCCGGAGGTGCTGCGTGCGCTGGCACCGCACGTGGACGGCTTCGAGGTCTCCTCGGGCGGCGAGTTCGCCCACGTCAGGGCGGTGCTGCCGGAGATCCCGGTGAGCTTCGGCGGGCCGGGGAAGACCGGCGCGGAGCTGGCCCTCGCCCCCTCGGCGTACCGCTGGCACGTCGAGAGCCCGGCCGAGCTGCGGCGGATGCGGGAACCGGCGGACGTGCTGCTGCGGGTCAACCTCGACGTCGAGGTCACCGGCGCGGCCCTCACCATGGGCGGCGGGGCCACACCGTTCGGCATGGACCCCGGCGGGATCGCCGAGTGCCTGGCCCTGCTCGGCTCCTCGCCGGTGCGGCTGCGCGGCCTCCACGCCCACCTCGCGAGCGGCCTGGCCGCCCCTGACCTGCTCGCGCTCGGCGAGGCCGTCCTCAAATACGGCAGGAGCCTCGGCCTGCGCGAGTTCAACCTGGGCGGCGGCATGGCCGTCTCCTACACCCGCCCGCACGAGCGGTTCGACTGGGCGGCGTACGGCGCGGGCCTGCGGAGGCTGGCGCTGCCGGGCGAGACCCTGCGCGTGGAGCCGGGACGCGCCCTGACGGCCTACTGCGGGTGGTACCTCACCACCGTGCTCGACGTGAAACGCGTCCACGGGGAGCGCTTCGCCGTCCTGTCCGGCGGCACGCACCACCTGCGGACCCCGGTGACGAAGGGACACGACCAGCCGTTCGCCGTGCTCCCGAGGGGTGGGGACGGCGCGGACGGGCCGGTGACCCTCGTGGGGCAGCTGTGCACCCCCAAGGACGTCTTCGCCCGCCGCGTCACCGCCTCACTCGCCGTCGGCGACGTCGTCGCCTTCGCCATGGCCGGGGCGTACGCGTGGAACATCTCGCACCACGACTTCCTCATGCACCCGAAGCCCGAGTTCCATCATTTGAGCTGA
- a CDS encoding IucA/IucC family protein: MEGLLLDPHAAPAEEAALGALLRCWLREVGGPRGDVRAAGPHLTLRVAGTPVRVRVRGGIALRFDGPPEQLAEGRWRPLDLPSLVALVERELDGGNEEFAAQVRAGREAVAAILAARARAVPPADPWLASEQALVAGHPFHPAPKAREGDGWLDYAPETHARFAPRLLGVRADLVAQEGDTTALDAFGGAPEGYVVLPAHPWQLDLLAADLRGPLADGRLADLGPGPRAVVPTSSVRTVYDPGTGMCLKFSLDVRITNCVRKNAWYELSGAVELTRRLGPVFDGLARRFPGTRWLPEPGYRSAALGTRLLEGLGVIVRTGPWAVCGPGTTPVLAGALAAGADGVPEAVLARRAADPVAWWEAYVERVAYPVLDAFFRHGVALEAHVQNVLVGFDSGGWPVEAVFRDLEGTKLVAGRHDLTGLPGAVAGPLSYDAARGWDRVAYCLFVNHLAEVAATAADTVADTVGGTAADTVADTADGVLRALWAAARATLRRYVEDHAPGPAGPLTRLLAGAPLPAKANLGVRWARAADRAAGYVPVPNPLGVECVAEGERR, encoded by the coding sequence ATGGAAGGCCTCCTGCTGGACCCGCACGCCGCCCCGGCCGAGGAGGCGGCGCTCGGGGCACTGCTGCGCTGCTGGCTGCGCGAGGTCGGCGGCCCGCGCGGCGACGTGCGCGCGGCCGGGCCCCACCTGACGCTGCGCGTGGCGGGCACGCCCGTGCGCGTACGCGTCCGCGGCGGCATCGCGCTGCGCTTCGACGGCCCGCCCGAGCAGCTGGCGGAGGGGCGGTGGCGGCCCCTGGACCTGCCCTCGCTCGTCGCGCTGGTGGAACGGGAGCTGGACGGCGGCAACGAGGAGTTCGCCGCCCAGGTCCGCGCGGGGCGCGAGGCGGTCGCGGCGATCCTCGCCGCCCGCGCGCGGGCCGTCCCGCCCGCCGATCCATGGCTCGCCTCCGAGCAGGCGCTGGTGGCCGGGCACCCGTTCCACCCGGCGCCGAAGGCCCGCGAGGGCGACGGCTGGCTGGACTACGCGCCGGAGACGCACGCGCGGTTCGCCCCGCGGCTGCTCGGCGTACGCGCCGACCTGGTGGCCCAGGAGGGCGACACGACGGCGCTCGACGCGTTCGGCGGCGCGCCGGAGGGGTACGTCGTGCTGCCCGCCCACCCTTGGCAGCTCGATCTGCTCGCCGCCGACCTGCGCGGGCCGCTCGCGGACGGGCGGCTCGCCGACCTCGGGCCCGGCCCCCGCGCGGTCGTGCCCACGTCGTCGGTCAGGACGGTCTACGACCCGGGCACCGGCATGTGCCTGAAGTTCAGCCTGGACGTGCGGATCACCAACTGCGTGCGGAAGAACGCGTGGTACGAGCTGTCCGGCGCGGTCGAGCTGACCCGGCGGCTCGGGCCCGTCTTCGACGGGCTGGCCCGCCGCTTCCCCGGCACGCGGTGGCTGCCGGAGCCCGGCTACCGATCGGCCGCCCTCGGCACCCGGCTGCTCGAAGGGCTCGGGGTGATCGTCCGTACCGGTCCGTGGGCGGTGTGCGGGCCGGGGACCACGCCGGTCCTCGCCGGCGCCCTGGCCGCCGGCGCGGACGGCGTCCCCGAGGCCGTCCTGGCCCGCCGGGCGGCCGACCCGGTCGCGTGGTGGGAGGCCTACGTCGAGCGCGTGGCGTATCCCGTGCTCGACGCCTTCTTCCGCCACGGCGTCGCGCTCGAAGCGCACGTGCAGAACGTGCTGGTGGGCTTCGACTCCGGCGGATGGCCCGTCGAGGCGGTCTTCCGCGACCTGGAGGGCACCAAGCTCGTCGCCGGCCGGCACGACCTGACCGGCCTGCCGGGCGCGGTGGCGGGCCCCCTGTCGTACGACGCCGCGCGCGGCTGGGACCGGGTCGCCTACTGCCTGTTCGTCAACCACCTGGCGGAGGTCGCCGCCACGGCGGCTGACACGGTGGCTGACACGGTCGGCGGCACGGCGGCAGACACAGTGGCTGACACGGCCGACGGCGTTCTGCGCGCGTTGTGGGCGGCCGCCCGTGCGACTTTGCGCCGCTATGTGGAGGACCACGCTCCCGGCCCGGCCGGACCGCTGACGCGGCTGCTGGCCGGGGCGCCGCTGCCGGCCAAGGCCAACCTGGGCGTGCGCTGGGCGAGGGCGGCCGACCGGGCCGCCGGATACGTGCCCGTCCCGAACCCGCTCGGCGTGGAGTGCGTGGCGGAAGGAGAGCGCCGATGA